From Carya illinoinensis cultivar Pawnee chromosome 5, C.illinoinensisPawnee_v1, whole genome shotgun sequence, one genomic window encodes:
- the LOC122311308 gene encoding uncharacterized protein LOC122311308 isoform X6, translated as MTKGDGSEKRVPAGHRFTDIVLSWSLEDIENEDLYKYQVENIPQSFESVGQYFGSYVYPLLEETRAQLHSSMEIISRAPFAEVIEFHESKAYGGRKSYDVDGRKSYDVKVDQWRNRFTAPGEEPYKTLPGDVFVLADAKPEDVSDLQRIGRQWHFVAVTKIPEAVNKDDDVNEDDEDDEDDDVNEDDSTSTRFEVKALQDIEVDVGNHKTWFVIFLINTIPNKRIWNALHMRGNLQIIKKVLCTNSLIEEDCDLRSAEIDGSWHEKFGTSINSKLNEPQTQTFLACLRKMHCSHNTEVELIWGPPGTGKTKIISTLLLSSFRMGYRTLTCAPTNVALSGVASCVIELVKELLETDGSFFSLGDILLFGNKERLKLGSDIKEIFLDCRVRRLKKCLGHRTGWRRRFDSMIYLLEDCVSQYHMHLEKSKEKEIKEESREETDASKKTYESFLDFVRKRFVSISSSLKKCFQVFCTHLPKSYTQSNFQNMSSLIDLLESFEALLFQGSVESEVLEELFSRLEVVGDTSQPRMDIPFQLQARRRECLSVLKTLQGSFNELELPMGMNKESIMDFCLQEASLLLCTASSSYKLHSVAMRAPLSILVIDEAAQLKECESAIPLQLRGLRHAILVGDELQLPAMVNSNISSEAGFGRSLFERMSSLGHSKHLLNIQYRMHPSISSFPNMNFYSNRILDAPNVKRKGYEKHYLPGPMFGTYSFINIVDGREEQGYVGYGWRNLVEVAVVKTILRNLYKAWVGSRQKLNIGVISPYAAQVAAIKDKLGRKYVNIDGFTVNVKSVDGFQGGEEDIIIISTVRSNRYASIGFLSNHQRTNVALTRARHCLWILGNEGTLGNRDSIWKDLVLDAKKRQCFFNADEDKDLHKALLDVKREFEQFDDLLKGDGILFRSARWKVLFSDNFLKSFKKLKSVTRKNSVIVRLFKLSMGWRPKKRSSDPACGSSSQIIKQFKVEDLYIVCANDIRKESSDKAKEMGYHQVLKVWDILPAGEIPKLIKRLDSMFGKYTDDFLNRCKEKCLEGDLEVPKSWSSSFDIVRIRNVANSENKSDLIGCTSDGGNYVENAKVSESLMLMKFYSFSFGVVDHLRSNKDSGELDILFEVTDQEQEIIVFPRSAFILGRSGTGKTTVLTRKLLEKEKKLQMTTKLFYGVKSDNLVHRPENEVEETSETKRIILHQLFVTVSHKLCYAVKLQVTQHVSQLKSSVRDGDYSKGTSSNDIDDFDDAVQFKDIPDSFDVLLYNFFGSSPLQNKWRIIYEYMKEYDLLDSTSPSTFSTKHNVLCSELKQLYVAVTRTRQRLWICENTEEFCKPMFDYWKKKRLVQVKQLNYLLAQAMQVASRSDEWRSRGMKLYQDCNYEIATMCFGRAGDTYWERRSKAVGLRATADRMRHLNPKATNGLLREAADIFEAIGKGDSAACCFCELGEYERAGRLYLEKCGESKLEKAGECFSLAGCYELAADVYARGYFFPECLKVCSKGKLFDKGLEYICYWKQEATMDFGVVRIGKEIEKLELEFLEGCAHHYYERKDHKSMMRFVKGFHSIELMREFLNRLDCFDELLLLEEELGNFLEAANIAKLRGEILKASDLLGKAGNFKEASMLILLFVLSSSLWTVGSKGWPLKQFTEKQELLAKAKSFAKNESNNFYACVCTEADVLSNEKTSMSVMKKSLNSSQRHKSACGEIISARKIIDAHLQTNSSKYMWEDYFVFDRIKHSNKMISRNQIFVETLVYFWNFWKDHVVNIFKYLRSLETQDFNEYKQYGDFCLNYMGVWRQFRELNAIYLLLNPGADWVRDLDNQFLHQNGKLVSINVRHLASTVGSYWSLEILSVGLQVLKHLEALYNLSLQNNLSMFCQSRSLTHIYEVAKSLLDCGYRDDKTLKRFVKFSAESFFGYVFPLDWQKSVAENMFSLRGSEVSRNLLQQAILENISSRGKLTYGKIGRVVMIIFGLGKLNNDLYEKILKLFDGIDGNSPWKTFIQSLCGNVDISFPHATVPDNIFKSLRECSLLFKLFEVLKDTHNANWMKENDYISPGCFLYLVERLLILASSFHGYFITSKSSFVEWFIYKEVDNNPNSTFVSEVQPSLGGIYESIIDFVQQLLFNKKETLEWIRRSNIIYVQDYYSLLVLRLVAIICLVYLNTGRFLDSLFELLGKSYITEQLPSEFYDVLRRRQKHLHMNVNVLAEAFKKVNNSLVIVSLGKNFWQFLCPDAIFVDMTAKQSWDEMLRVLRLQTIEASRGQIGAIEVGATNACGEVSSSNSYDHGGYKLAPSNLAGQGDLNNIIGIELPINYSYFWDRFFEALKPLEVGGDPRCMLENDQAIKVNMGECIHLLSIIMSECHQMNIYHKHGKLLNEVAGMLEELNLLSIALDARELQPGNNMSMIGELSKRLQSRRQHVEPFLRWTLETDNTSVDWYNEMDSDGEAKEGSNVDKGKSNALKVVAVYGAYNQSRKETQNKGNKKSKKKNRGKGSRKK; from the exons AAACCCGAGGATGTTTCTGATTTACAAAGAATAGGAAGGCAATGGCATTTTGTAGCTGTCACCAAAATTCCAGAGGCTGTGAATAAggatgatgatgtgaatgaggatgatgaggatgatgaggatgatgatgtgaatgagGATGATAGCACATCAACCAGATTTGAAGTCAAAGCATTGCAAGACATTGAAGTTGACGTTGGGAACCATAAGACTTGGTTTGTGATTTTCTTGATAAATACAATCCCTAACAAGAGAATATGGAACGCCTTGCACATGCGGGGAAATCTACAGATTATCAAGAAAGTTTTGTGCACTAATTCTTTG ATTGAGGAAGATTGTGATCTCCGCTCTGCAGAGATTGATGGCAGCtggcatgagaaatttgggaCCAGTATAAATTCTAAACTGAATGAACCCCAAACCCAGACATTTCTGGCATGTCTTCGTAAGATGCATTGCAGCCACAACACGGAAGTGGAACTTATATGGGGCCCGCCCGGTACtgggaaaacaaaaatcattagTACTCTGCTCTTATCTTCTTTTAGAATGGGATATAGAACTCTTACCTGTGCCCCCACAAATGTTGCACTTAGTGGAGTGGCCTCCTGCGTAATAGAGTTGGTGAAAGAATTGCTTGAAACGGATGGTTCTTTTTTCTCATTGGGAGATATTCTTTTGTTTGGGAATAAGGAGCGACTCAAACTTGGTTCAGACATCAAAGAGATATTTTTAGATTGTCGGGTCCGAAGGCTTAAAAAGTGCTTGGGACATCGGACTGGTTGGAGGCGTCGTTTTGATTCAATGATTTATCTTCTCGAGGATTGTGTTTCTCAGTATCACATGCACTTGGAAAAGAGCAAAGAAAAAGAGATCAAAGAGGAAAGCAGGGAGGAAACTGATGCTAGCAAAAAAACATACGAGTCATTTCTTGATTTTGTGAGAAAAAGATTCGTTTCTATTTCATCATCCCTCAAAAAGTGTTTTCAAGTCTTCTGTACACATTTACCCAAAAGTTACACTCAAAGCAATTTCCAAAACATGAGTTCTCTAATTGACCTACTTGAGTCTTTTGAAGCCTTATTGTTTCAAGGTAGTGTGGAGTCTGAAGTTTTGGAGGAGCTTTTTTCTCGTTTAGAAGTAGTTGGAGATACTTCACAGCCACGTATGGATATTCCCTTCCAGTTGCAAGCAAGGAGAAGAGAATGCCTTTCTGTTCTAAAAACTCTTCAGGGTTCATTTAATGAACTTGAGCTTCCAATGGGTATGAACAAAGAATCAATAATGGACTTTTGTCTTCAAGAGGCTTCCTTACTTTTATGCACTGCTTCAAGTTCTTACAAACTGCATTCGGTGGCAATGAGAGCACCACTGAGCATTCTGGTTATTGATGAAGCTGCACAATTAAAGGAGTGTGAGTCAGCCATACCCCTTCAACTTCGAGGTTTAAGGCATGCTATTCTGGTTGGGGATGAGCTTCAATTACCAGCAATGGTTAACAGCAAT ATTTCTAGCGAAGCTGGTTTTGGAAGGAGTCTATTTGAGAGAATGAGCTCACTGGGTCACTCGAAGCATCTTCTTAATATACAGTATCGAATGCATCCGTCTATAAGTTCTTTCccaaatatgaatttttatagCAACCGGATCTTGGATGCCCCGAATGTTAAAAGAAAAGGCTATGAAAAGCACTACCTTCCAGGACCAATGTTTGGtacatattcttttataaatatagtaGATGGAAGAGAAGAACAAGGTTATGTTGGGTATGGTTGGAGAAACCTGGTTGAAGTTGCTGTTGTCAAGACAATATTGCGCAATTTATACAAAG CTTGGGTTGGTTCAAGACAGAAGCTCAATATTGGTGTAATATCTCCTTATGCTGCTCAAGTAGCTGCAATTAAGGACAAACTTGGAAGGAAGTATGTTAATATTGATGGGTTCACAGTGAATGTGAAGTCAGTTGATGGGTTCCAGGGTGGGGAGGAggacataataataatatcaactGTGAGATCTAATAGGTATGCATCAATTGGGTTCTTATCGAATCATCAGAGAACAAATGTTGCTCTTACCAGGGCAAG GCACTGTCTATGGATCTTGGGAAATGAAGGTACACTTGGTAATCGTGACTCTATCTGGAAAGACTTAGTCCTTGATGCTAAGAAACGTCAATGTTTCTTTAATGCTGATGAAGACAAGGATTTACACAAAGCACTTTTAGATGTGAAGAGAGAGTTTGAACAATTTGATGATTTGCTGAAAGGAGATGGCATACTTTTCAGAAGTGCTAGGTGGAAG GTTCTTTTCAGTGataattttctaaaatcatttaaaaaattgaagtcTGTAACGAGAAAAAACTCAGTTATAGTACGTCTATTTAAACTTTCCATGGGCTGGAGACCCAAGAAGAGAAGTTCAGATCCAGCTTGTGGAAGTTCTTCACAGATCATAAAGCAATTTAAGGTTGAAGATCTTTATATTGTTTGTGCAAATGACATCAGAAAGGAATCGAGTGACAAAGCAAAGGAAATGGGGTACCATCAAGTTTTGAAGGTCTGGGATATATTACCTGCAGGGGAAATTCCTAAATTAATCAAACGGCTTGATAGCATGTTTGGGAAATATACAGATGACTTTCTTAATCGCTGTAAAGAGAAATGTCTTGAGGG GGATTTGGAAGTTCCGAAGAGTTGGTCAAGCTCTTTTGATATTGTACGGATTAGGAATGTTGCTAATAGTGAAAATAAGAGTGATTTAATTGGTTGCACTTCTGATGGTGGAAATTATGTTGAGAATGCAAAGGTTAGTGAGAGTCTGATGCTGATGAAATTCTACTCTTTCTCATTTGGTGTAGTGGATCATTTGCGTTCAAACAAGGATAGTGGTGAATTGGATATTCTATTTGAAGTAACTGACCAAGAGCAGGAGATAATTGTTTTTCCTAGAAGTGCTTTTATACTTGGAAGGTCAGGTACTGGGAAAACCACTGTTTTGACTAGAAAGTTgttagagaaagaaaagaagcttCAAATgacaacaaaattattttatggtgTGAAGAGCGATAACCTTGTGCATAGGCCAGAAAATGAGGTTGAGGAGACTTCAGAAACAAAGAGAATTATATTGCACCAGCTTTTTGTGACAGTGAGCCATAAACTGTGTTATGCTGTCAAACTACAGGTCACACAACACGTTTCTCAGTTGAAAAG ctCTGTCCGCGATGGTGATTACTCTAAAGGTACCAGTTCAAATGATATTGATGATTTTGACGATGCAGTTCAATTCAAGGACATCCCAGATTctttt GATGTATTGTTGTACAACTTTTTTGGCTCATCACCTTTGCAAAATAAATGGAGGATAATATATGAATACATGAAGGAATATGATTTACTGGACTCAACTTCGCCAAGCACCTTTTCCACTAAACACAATGTCTTGTGCTCAGAACTAAAGCAACTTTATGTAGCTGTCACACGAACAAGGCAGAGATTGTGGATTTGTGAGAATACAGAGGAGTTCTGCAAACCTATGTTTGACTATTGGAAGAAAAAGCGTCTTGTCCAAGTCAAACAACTGAACTACTTACTTGCTCAGGCAATGCAAGTTGCTAGTAGATCGGACGAGTGGAGGTCAAGGGGCATGAAG TTATATCAGGATTGTAACTATGAAATAGCAACAATGTGCTTTGGAAGAGCCGGAGATACTTATTGGGAAAGAAGATCTAAGGCTGTTGGCCTTAGAGCCACAGCTGACCGAATGCGGCATTTGAATCCTAAAGCAACAAATGGTCTACTTAGGGAAGCTGCTGATATATTTGAAGCAATAGGCAAGGGTGATTCTGCTGCCTGTTGTTTTTGTGAGTTGGGGGAGTATGAAAGAGCAG GTAGGCTGTATTTAGAAAAATGTGGGGAGTCAAAGCTAGAAAAGGCTGGGGAATGCTTTTCTCTTGCAGGATGTTATGAACTTGCAGCTGATGTTTATGCTAGGGGCTATTTTTTCCCAGAATGTTTAAAAGTTTGTTCCAAGGGAAAATTATTTGACAAGGGTTTGGAGTACATTTGCTATTGGAAACAAGAAGCAACTATGGACTTTGGCGTGGTTAGaataggaaaagaaatagaaaaacttGAACTAGAGTTTCTAGAGGGTTGTGCTCATCATTATTATGAGCGTAAAGATCACAAATCTATGATGAGGTTTGTTAAAGGTTTTCATTCCATAGAATTGATGCGCGAGTTTTTGAATCGTCTGGATTGTTTTGATGAGCTTTTGTTGTTGGAAGAAGAATTGGGCAACTTCTTAGAGGCTGCAAACATTGCGAAGTTAAGAGGGGAGATACTAAAGGCTTCTGATCTCCTTGGGAAGGCCGGTAATTTCAAAGAAGCATCCATGCTAATTCTCCTCTTTGTGTTGTCCAGCTCATTGTGGACAGTTGGAAGTAAAGGCTGGCCTTTAAAGCAGTTTACAGAGAAGCAAGAGCTTTTGGCAAAAGCCAAGTCGTTTGCTAAGAACGAGTCCAACAACTTCTATGCTTGTGTTTGTACAGAGGCTGATGTTTTATCAAATGAGAAGACTAGTATGTCCGTCATGAAAAAATCTTTGAATTCTTCTCAGAGACATAAGAGTGCTTGTGGCGAAATAATATCTGCTCGAAAAATTATAGATGCTCATCTTCAGACAAACTCATCAAAGTATATGTGGgaggattattttgtttttgatcgAATAAAGCATTCAAATAAGATGATCTCCAGAAATCAAATTTTTGTAGAAACACTTGTTtacttttggaatttttggaaaGATCATGTTGTAAACATTTTCAAGTATCTCAGAAGTCTTGAAACCCAAGATTTTAATGAATATAAACAATATGgagatttttgtttgaattacATGGGAGTGTGGAGACAGTTCCGTGAACTTAACGCAATATATCTTTTGCTCAACCCTGGTGCTGATTGGGTAAGAGATTTGGATAATCAATTCCTTCATCAGAATGGAAAGTTGGTTTCTATTAATGTTCGCCATTTAGCTTCGACTGTTGGAAGTTACTGGTCTTTAGAAATACTTTCTGTTGGTCTGCAAGTTTTGAAGCATCTTGAAGCTCTATATAATCTCTCATTACAGAATAACCTCTCCATGTTCTGCCAAAGTAGATCACTTACTCATATATATGAGGTTGCAAAGTCTCTTTTGGACTGCGGGTACCGAGATGATAAGACATTAAAGAGATTTGTCAAATTTTCTGCTGAATCCTTCTTTGGCTATGTATTTCCTCTAGATTGGCAAAAATCAGTGGCAGAGAACATGTTTTCTCTGAGAGGGAGTGAAGTTTCTAGGAATTTACTACAGCAAGCGATATTGGAAAACATCAGCTCGAGGGGTAAGCTAACTTATGGGAAAATTGGAAGAGTCGTGATGATAATTTTTGGATTGGGTAAGCTAAACAATGATTTGTATGAgaagattttaaaattgtttgatGGAATAGATGGGAACTCACCCTGGAAAACATTCATTCAGAGTCTTTGTGGGAATGTTGATATTTCATTTCCACACGCTACGGTGCCTGACAATATCTTTAAATCTCTAAGAGAGTGTTCCCTTCTATTCAAGCTTTTTGAAGTTTTGAAGGATACCCATAACGCCAACTGGATGAAAGAAAATGACTACATATCTCCTGGTTGTTTCTTGTATCTTGTTGAGCGCCTATTGATCTTGGCATCCTCCTTCCATGGTTACTTCATCACTTCGAAGTCTTCTTTTGTTGAATGGTTTATCTACAAAGAGGTAGATAACAACCCAAATTCTACTTTTGTTTCTGAAGTGCAACCTTCTCTTGGAGGAATCTATGAGTCAATTATCGATTTTGTTCAGCAGCTTCTTTTTAATAAGAAGGAGACACTTGAATGGATCAGAaggtctaatattatatatgtgcaGGATTACTATTCGCTGCTGGTGTTGAGATTGGTTGCTATAATATGTTTGGTTTATTTGAACACTGGGAGATTTTTGGATTCACTTTTTGAATTGCTTGGTAAGAGCTATATCACTGAGCAACTTCCATCCGAATTTTATGATGTCCTTAGGAGAAGACAAAAACATTTACATATGAATGTAAATGTGCTTGCTGAAGCATTTAAGAAGGTCAACAATTCTCTTGTAATTGTGAGTTTGGGAAAGAATTTTTGGCAATTTTTATGTCCAGATGCAATTTTTGTTGATATGACGGCAAAGCAATCTTGGGATGAAATGTTGAGAGTTCTGCGTCTTCAGACAATCGAAGCCTCTCGAGGTCAAATTGGAGCTATTGAAGTGGGTGCAACTAATGCTTGTGGTGAAGTTTCTTCGTCAAATAGTTATGATCATGGGGGTTATAAGCTTGCGCCTTCAAACTTGGCAGGTCAGGGTGATTTGAATAACATAATTGGAATTGAACTACCAATTAATTATAGTTACTTTTGGGATAGATTCTTCGAAGCTTTGAAGCCATTAGAGGTTGGTGGAGATCCAAGGTGCATGTTGGAAAATGACCAAGCAATTAAG GTAAACATGGGGGAATGTATTCaccttttaagtattattatgaGTGAATGCCATCAGATGAATATTTACCACAAACATggaaaattattgaatgaagtAGCTGGCATGCTCGAGGAACTGAATCTACTTTCTATTGCATTGGATGCGAG GGAACTGCAACCTGGGAACAATATGTCAATGATTGGCGAACTTTCCAAGAGATTACAGTCAAGAAGACAACATGTCGAACCATTCCTGAGATGGACATTAGAAACTGACAATACATCAGTGGATTGGTACAATGAGATGGATAGTGATGGTGAGGCTAAGGAAGGCAGCAATGTTGATAAGGGTAAGTCAAATGCTTTAAAAGTTGTTGCGGTGTATGGAGCTTACAACCAAAGCAGAAAGGAAACACAAAACAAGGGCAACAAGAAGTCTAAGAAGAAGAATAGGGGTAAAGGAAGCCGGAAGAAATAA